The Thermoanaerobacterales bacterium genome includes a region encoding these proteins:
- a CDS encoding ribosomal L7Ae/L30e/S12e/Gadd45 family protein, whose translation MPFERLQAARKKMVGSRQTIKLIQRGQAVEVYVALDADAHITGPIIQACRARGIPLIEVSSMAELGKACGIKVNCAAAAIAE comes from the coding sequence TTGCCCTTCGAGAGACTGCAGGCGGCCCGCAAGAAGATGGTGGGGAGCAGGCAGACCATCAAGCTCATACAGAGGGGGCAGGCCGTGGAGGTGTATGTCGCGCTGGACGCCGACGCACACATCACCGGCCCGATCATCCAGGCTTGCCGGGCGCGGGGCATCCCGCTCATCGAGGTGTCCTCGATGGCCGAACTCGGCAAGGCCTGCGGGATCAAGGTTAATTGCGCTGCGGCGGCCATCGCCGAGTAG
- the rpsL gene encoding 30S ribosomal protein S12 — translation MPTINQLVRKGRERLTEKSASPALKECPQKRGVCTRVYTTTPKKPNSALRKVARVRLTNGYEVTSYIPGIGHNLQEHSVVLVRGGRVKDLPGVRYHIVRGTLDAAGVQNRNRGRSKYGAKRPKK, via the coding sequence ATGCCGACCATTAACCAGCTTGTGCGCAAGGGCAGGGAACGGCTGACCGAGAAGTCGGCTTCTCCGGCCCTCAAGGAGTGCCCGCAGAAGAGGGGCGTATGCACCCGCGTTTACACGACCACGCCGAAGAAGCCCAACTCGGCCCTGCGGAAGGTCGCCCGCGTGCGCCTGACCAACGGTTACGAGGTTACCAGCTATATCCCCGGCATCGGTCATAACCTGCAGGAGCACTCCGTGGTCCTGGTCCGCGGCGGCAGAGTGAAGGACCTGCCGGGCGTGCGCTACCACATCGTCCGCGGGACCCTTGACGCCGCCGGGGTGCAGAACCGCAACCGCGGCCGCTCCAAGTACGGAGCCAAGAGGCCCAAGAAGTAA
- the rpsG gene encoding 30S ribosomal protein S7 has protein sequence MPRRGAVPKRDVLPDPVYGSKVLTKLINKVMLDGKKSVAETICYGAFEEIKEKTGRDPLEVFEQAMKNVIPIVETRPRRVGGANYQVPVEVRPERKETLAIRWIVSFARQRAGKSMQEKLAAEIMDAANGTGGAVKKKEDTHRMAEANKAFAHYRW, from the coding sequence TTGCCACGCCGAGGAGCCGTTCCGAAACGTGACGTGCTGCCGGACCCGGTATACGGCAGCAAGGTGCTCACGAAGCTCATCAATAAGGTAATGCTCGACGGGAAGAAGAGCGTCGCCGAGACGATCTGTTACGGCGCCTTCGAGGAGATCAAGGAGAAGACCGGCCGGGATCCGCTGGAAGTCTTCGAGCAGGCGATGAAGAACGTGATCCCCATCGTGGAGACCCGTCCGCGGCGGGTGGGCGGCGCCAACTACCAGGTGCCCGTCGAGGTCCGGCCGGAGCGCAAGGAGACCCTGGCCATCCGCTGGATCGTCAGCTTCGCGCGGCAGCGCGCGGGGAAGAGCATGCAGGAGAAGCTGGCCGCCGAGATTATGGATGCCGCCAACGGGACCGGCGGAGCGGTCAAGAAGAAGGAAGACACGCATCGTATGGCCGAGGCCAACAAGGCCTTCGCACACTACAGGTGGTAA